One window of the Carnobacterium maltaromaticum DSM 20342 genome contains the following:
- a CDS encoding FUSC family protein, whose translation MCWYKIEGSVRSGMLDLKKFKIGLRTLKTGISVFLCMLIFTIFDRGTPIVATLTAVFALREDMNNTLKFGRHRIVGNTFGAIFAVVVILLYEWVGNIVLVQLVGIPLLIMIMITFCVATGHSEGVVGACGTFLTIIFMIPENESFGYALQRVVDTFIGTGIALGVNHFIRPKKARASSIE comes from the coding sequence TTGTGTTGGTATAAAATTGAAGGAAGTGTCCGTTCAGGTATGTTGGATTTAAAAAAATTTAAAATCGGATTGCGCACATTAAAAACAGGGATTAGTGTGTTTTTATGCATGCTTATTTTCACCATATTTGATCGTGGTACACCGATTGTTGCTACGTTAACGGCGGTTTTTGCGTTAAGGGAAGATATGAATAACACCTTGAAGTTTGGTCGACATCGGATCGTGGGAAATACCTTTGGGGCGATTTTTGCTGTTGTTGTCATTTTATTATATGAATGGGTTGGCAATATTGTTTTAGTACAGCTAGTAGGTATTCCACTATTAATTATGATTATGATTACGTTTTGTGTCGCAACAGGGCATAGTGAAGGTGTAGTTGGAGCTTGTGGTACATTTTTAACGATTATTTTTATGATTCCGGAAAACGAGTCTTTTGGTTATGCGTTGCAACGTGTAGTCGATACCTTTATTGGCACTGGGATTGCTTTAGGTGTGAATCATTTTATTCGTCCTAAAAAAGCACGAGCTTCTTCTATCGAGTAA
- a CDS encoding DUF1002 domain-containing protein produces MKLKKIITAGLVGLLATGFLVSSTTAFAQTPINETWGKPAFTRGVTLSDAQIQETRDLLGIKKDDSVDEFVVDGTVIGKYLQNSNNPGAQVFSSSLIQRTSAGDGVKVEIVTPKNITLITTEQYRNASITAGVTDATIKVASAVPVTGEGALAGVFMAFDENGQALDKEAIAVGQEELGVISSISDANSDNSKFSDANLNVAFAEIKAELASIRKKQDELATKADVERIVNDALKNNSLENVVTPEQKTEIVNFMIRFQNSSAIDNKELINQLNRFGEDVMNNAKNWLGEARNSLNSEQAQGFLQNVRTNWDNFVNWLTGFFN; encoded by the coding sequence ATGAAACTTAAAAAAATAATCACAGCGGGGCTCGTAGGACTATTGGCTACAGGATTTTTAGTTAGTTCAACCACTGCTTTTGCTCAAACACCTATTAATGAAACTTGGGGTAAACCGGCCTTTACTAGAGGAGTAACTTTGAGTGATGCTCAAATTCAAGAAACTAGGGATTTGCTAGGCATCAAAAAAGATGATTCTGTAGATGAATTTGTTGTAGATGGGACAGTAATTGGGAAATATTTACAAAATAGCAATAACCCCGGAGCTCAAGTATTTTCAAGCTCATTAATTCAACGAACATCTGCTGGTGATGGCGTTAAAGTTGAAATTGTTACACCTAAAAATATTACATTAATCACAACAGAACAATATCGTAATGCTAGTATTACGGCCGGTGTCACAGATGCGACTATCAAAGTAGCTTCCGCTGTTCCAGTTACTGGCGAAGGAGCTTTGGCGGGTGTATTTATGGCTTTCGATGAAAACGGCCAAGCACTTGATAAAGAAGCCATTGCAGTTGGACAAGAAGAGCTAGGGGTTATTTCAAGTATTAGTGATGCGAATAGTGATAACTCTAAGTTTAGTGATGCCAATTTAAATGTGGCTTTTGCTGAAATCAAAGCGGAGCTTGCGAGTATCCGTAAAAAGCAAGATGAGCTTGCTACCAAAGCTGACGTAGAACGTATCGTGAATGACGCTTTAAAAAATAATAGTTTAGAAAATGTAGTCACACCCGAACAAAAAACGGAGATTGTCAATTTTATGATTCGTTTTCAAAATTCATCTGCCATCGATAATAAAGAATTGATTAATCAATTAAATCGTTTTGGTGAAGATGTCATGAATAATGCTAAAAACTGGTTAGGCGAAGCACGAAATAGTTTAAATTCAGAGCAAGCACAAGGTTTCTTACAAAATGTTCGAACAAACTGGGATAACTTTGTTAACTGGCTGACTGGTTTCTTTAACTAA
- a CDS encoding MsnO8 family LLM class oxidoreductase, whose translation MKLSVLDQIPVTKGNTAVAALDKAKELALLADELGYHRMWFAEHHGSASVASVAPEIIVAHLAALTKNIRLGTGGTMIMHYSPLKMAETFKTLSALSPGRIDFGAGRAPGGDMKAIYALAQSKRPQMRELYEKLETTLALINDKVPADELYQTTIASPTPVTLPEAWLLGSSGDSALQAARMGVGYSFAQFFSGSMTKEILSLYKDRFIPSYFMEKPEINVAYLATVAESIEEAEFEARPTDIQRLMMTKGQLTGIITPEEAQNFSLTEMDRLKIQESRKIHFVGTAKAVADRLVEEGEYYGFQEAMIISTPHSQEKRLNVYRLLAKEML comes from the coding sequence ATGAAATTAAGTGTACTCGATCAAATACCCGTTACTAAAGGAAATACTGCCGTTGCAGCACTAGATAAAGCCAAAGAATTAGCCCTGTTAGCTGACGAATTAGGCTATCACCGGATGTGGTTTGCAGAGCATCATGGTTCTGCATCTGTCGCCAGTGTTGCCCCAGAAATCATTGTCGCTCATTTAGCTGCCTTAACTAAAAATATCCGTTTAGGGACAGGTGGAACTATGATTATGCATTACTCGCCGTTAAAAATGGCAGAAACATTTAAAACTCTCAGTGCCTTAAGTCCAGGACGAATTGACTTCGGCGCAGGTCGTGCGCCTGGTGGAGATATGAAAGCTATTTACGCTTTAGCACAAAGCAAACGGCCGCAAATGCGAGAACTATATGAAAAACTAGAAACAACATTAGCCTTGATCAATGATAAAGTCCCGGCAGATGAACTTTACCAAACAACCATTGCTTCACCTACACCAGTTACTTTACCTGAAGCTTGGCTTTTAGGCTCTAGTGGCGATAGTGCGTTACAAGCAGCACGCATGGGAGTCGGCTATTCCTTTGCCCAATTTTTCAGTGGTTCCATGACTAAAGAAATCTTAAGTCTGTATAAAGATCGTTTCATCCCCTCTTATTTTATGGAAAAACCTGAAATCAATGTCGCTTATTTAGCAACTGTTGCAGAAAGCATAGAAGAAGCTGAATTTGAAGCTAGACCAACAGATATCCAGCGTCTAATGATGACCAAAGGCCAATTAACTGGAATTATCACTCCTGAAGAAGCCCAAAATTTCAGTTTGACCGAAATGGACCGTTTAAAAATACAGGAGAGTCGCAAAATTCATTTTGTAGGAACAGCCAAAGCCGTGGCAGATCGTTTAGTAGAAGAAGGCGAGTACTATGGATTCCAAGAAGCGATGATTATCAGTACCCCTCATAGCCAAGAAAAACGCTTAAATGTCTATCGCTTACTTGCAAAAGAAATGCTCTGA
- a CDS encoding VOC family protein: MSEQTKKISTFLTFSGNAEKAMNLYVSLFEDAKILSLTHFGEGDRGVVGQVMNGEFEINGQSFMVMDMEKQYAPELNWGVSIFVRCQDEAEFDRLFTTFSEGGSVMMGPEAVNHLRKVAWVTDSFGITWQLIWE; this comes from the coding sequence ATGTCTGAACAAACTAAAAAAATCTCTACTTTTCTCACATTTTCTGGAAATGCTGAAAAAGCGATGAATTTATATGTCTCTTTGTTTGAGGATGCTAAAATTCTTTCTTTAACGCACTTTGGAGAAGGTGATCGTGGAGTTGTGGGTCAAGTGATGAACGGTGAATTTGAAATCAATGGTCAATCGTTTATGGTGATGGATATGGAAAAACAATATGCTCCAGAGCTTAATTGGGGAGTATCAATTTTTGTACGTTGTCAAGATGAAGCTGAATTTGATCGTTTATTTACAACGTTTTCTGAAGGTGGTTCTGTAATGATGGGACCAGAAGCTGTGAATCATTTGCGTAAAGTTGCTTGGGTGACAGATTCGTTTGGTATAACTTGGCAGCTAATTTGGGAATAG